The Engystomops pustulosus chromosome 2, aEngPut4.maternal, whole genome shotgun sequence genomic interval aaaatggtaacattggaaaaagcatctcatcccgcaaaaaaaatggcatcacatggccccaataacgaaaaagcgaaaattttatagccttcaaaaggggccaatgaggaaactaaaatcctggcagctgcagcgccctccttcccttctgcacctcgctgtgcccccataacacaagtcacagccacatgtggggggtctttgtactcaggagaaattgcagaacaaattgtatggtgggttttctctttttatcttttggaaatgtgtaaattttagggctaaatgaacgtataagggaacaatatgaccattctaaatttcacctccattttgattcaattactatgaagatctcaaggggttaacaatcttcgtaaaagctgtttctgatagcttgaggggtgcagatttgaaaatgggttggttatatagggggttttgatgctaaatatgtaaaatttcattccaaactgtatttatccccaaaatagtcaattctgaaaatccggaaaagcgatattctatttgcaagccgcgtgacatcaaaataaattatccagacatttcagaaattatgaaaatgtaaagtagacaaatgggaaatgttattcagcaacttatttaggtggtaaatcgatctgcctgaaaacgcaatgattttgaatttcgaaaatggcaaatttttccaaaaatttatcatattttctttttttttgtaaataaatgcaaaacttatcagccaaaatttaccactaaaatgaagtacaacatgtggggaaaaaacaatctcagaatcgctttgataagtaacagtgttcaaaagttataaccgtataaagagacgcaagtcagaatccaaaaaatcgggctgagccttaagctacaaaatggctgtgtccttaaggggttaataaacaacAATAGGAATGTATACAATaggaatgcatttttttttaaacctaataaaacctatataatttctTTATCCTATGATTGTACTggtccaaagaataaaggggaggtgttgtTTAAAGTTAACAATGAAAGCAGCAAAAACAGAGCCCATGTGAaacgctgcaaatgtgtttttttgtcaatttcaaggcacttggaatttttttccagcttttcagtacattgcatgaaatattaaatggtgccactaaaaagtacaatttgtcccgcagataacaagtccATAAACATCTCtgttaacagaaaaataaaaaagttattgccttTTGGAAGTAGGggagcaaaaaacaaaaacacaaaaacggggctgagtcctgaaagggttaacatcACTGAACTGTGTTTACCACTTCCTACTCAGCCAATGGAGCAGCTGTAGCAGTGACCTACCCCTGCCACTGATAGGCTGAGTGGCCTCCCTGAAGCATCCTATGGTGTTAGAAGTTGGGAACTAGAATACTAggaaacccacttaaaaaaaGACTAAGCTCTAAGAGGGCCGATGTCCCAAATATAGCAATGAGACGGTCTTACATAAGCCCTGCACATTTGTTTCAGTGTGATACTTCTGTGTGCCATTACATTAACTACTATATCTTGTATCATATGTTTCCCAAATAAATACAGTTACAAGTAAAGTAAAATACCTCCTCCAGCTAGACAAGTATTAGCAGGAACTTTATTACACAACATCAAGTttactgccccctctgtgccaGCCAGGAGTTGGCTACATGCAGCCAGTGCCGTTCCCTGTTTTAATCTACGTACTAATTATCATTGGTTTCCTGCTTTATGTCTCACTGCTTCTGTGCTCAGGGATTCCATAAATGTTGAGTGTTATTGCCCATTTTCTACAGTCATTTCTTTTTCTCTTCCAGAATGCTTCCAACAGATGTGCAGTCCCTGAAGATTCCGCTCCACAAATCAGACATCATCATTGCCATGAAGCGGTCCACGACCCACAGCTGACTTCATGCTCGTGCCCTTTGTATGCCTGTAAATGGGAAGGTCACTTGGAGGTGGTTGTTGCTCATTTAACACAGACTCATACAATAAACATTCTACATGGAACAGAAATTGTCTTTCTTGCTACTGATATGCACCTTCCGGCACCGGTGGATTGGATAATTGCTCACTCATGTCTAGGCCATCACTTTTTGCTTGTGCTTAGGAAACAAGAAAAATATCAAGGGTACCCACAATTTTTTGCTACAATGATGCTGATTGGCACGCCGGCACAAGCTGAGAATTTCAACTACAAACTGGAGCTGAACAGGAACCGGAGAAGACTGACATGGGAATCCAGTCCCCGTTCGGTCTTGGACTGCGTTGACTCTATAATTACAGATGGTGATTGCCTTGTGCTTAATGCCTCAGTGGCTCAGCTCTTCGCTGATAATGGAAGCCTGGCCATTGGAATAGCAATAACTGCAAGCAAACTTTGTGCTACTCAACCTGAAATGTAATTTGCTGGACATCTGTGTATGGAAATCCAAACTAATGGGCTTTTTACTATCCTTTGGCTTTCTAACGCTTGTATATAAGAGAATGTCCTTCTGACAGAAAGTTCAAGCAATATTTCTTTTTCATGTATTTAGATTTAGGTTTTGTGAAAACTTTTTGACCCATCAAGAGCTTTTGACAGTAGGAGGCCATGTGGAGATACCTGTACTGTATGTTTTcatgtgtactgtatatttatatgtccACATATGTTTACTTGGAGTTCTGAACAGTTGCCCAACCTGATGTATAACAGATTatcatgttttatttttcctcagtattttcaccttttttattattttatgttcttTCATGGTATTGCAGTTAAAGtgaaactgtcaccaggaatatcatttttagctggtgacaggttccaataatatgctatgcagattttaaaaatgtctttgtcagcatccGAATCATTTCGTACTTTATAGTTGTTGTATGGACATTAGCTGTCTCATTGAACGGAGCGTTTGGCGAGTCCCAAGGGATAGGGGACTGTCAGTCTTCCTCTTCTCCCCTCTCATGCAGTTCCTCCACCcctcccacttcctgtcatgtgcattgagcaggcaggggagtgaAGGGGATGGTGTGGAATATACAAAAACACAAGGACATACAAGCTGCAGCTGTCCTTATccttgggactcaccacatgctgctggcaaggatacaatacaatacaatacaatctggggagaaattattttgtacatagtgttccggcAGTTGTTACACAGTTAGATGCAGGTTTaacaatacaaatacataaatactatattcttacatgttgctagttccttgttGCATAAAAACAGTTACAGGACATtgcgatacagcacaatacaggttacataaacacacattatattatatatggggAAGCAATTATAGTACAAAAATATACCAGTGACAATAACACATAGACACAGACTAGACAGACACGTATAGGGGATATTACACTAGAGGTGCCGTTGTGGTGCTGACAGTGTAGCAGTGAACAATTGGTGCACTGGTGCTGCAGGTATTGGCTTGgcaaaaaatgcattgtccgtagCTCCACTGTTGCCAAGTACCAGTGCTTAAGCTGCCTGGTTGCGGCTGCCATTGGATCCTTGGTGCAGTGTTCCTCCAGACTTGTGGTAAGGCTCTGGATCTGATCACTTACATTCCAGGTGCTCCGATGAAGCTTGTTTTTCTGGGTAACATTTGAAAGACAAGAGTTAAGCATGTTCTTACAGATTGTGTCCCTTTGTTCCCTTCTGGTTCAATTCTGGAATAATTCTGTACACTTAAATAGTTGCACTTAGAAAAGTTACACTGGGTAAGACCATGGTCAGGTATGACCTGTATTCTCCAATTTATACACCAGGACAAATTAGTTACAACTCAGGATGgcaaagaaacacaaaaaaggaGTCAGAAAGTCTCCAGGGAGAACAGGCAAATTAACAGGGAAATTGGCATTAACATATACCAATAACATGAAAGGTGCAATATAAGACAAGaggtgctgggacttctggtgccaAATTAAGCAGGCATACCAATAACAGGAAAGGTGCAGAGACAGGagacaggtaatgtaaaataaggagacaggtaatgtaaaataaactattataaactactgaaatgattcataatgctggcataagcatttttaaaatcagcatagcataggctattggatcctgacaccagctaaaaaagATATTCCTGGTGAAGGGTTCGCTTTAGGTATTTTCAGTTTTGGAGACTAATGGTTATATATCTTAATATTGTAAACCTTCTGATGTTGTAAAGCTGACTCCTTGGAGCTGCATGTTTTTTCCATGCTACGGTTATCTCAACAATTCCTTTCCATACACACAATACGTGTCACACACTCTGGACCATAAAAAACCATTAAT includes:
- the SIAH3 gene encoding seven in absentia homolog 3 isoform X1: MLFFTQCFGAVLDLIHFRFQHYQAKRVFSSAGQLVCVVTPTQNSKNASNRCAVPEDSAPQIRHHHCHEAVHDPQLTSCSCPLYACKWEGHLEVVVAHLTQTHTINILHGTEIVFLATDMHLPAPVDWIIAHSCLGHHFLLVLRKQEKYQGYPQFFATMMLIGTPAQAENFNYKLELNRNRRRLTWESSPRSVLDCVDSIITDGDCLVLNASVAQLFADNGSLAIGIAITASKLCATQPEM
- the SIAH3 gene encoding seven in absentia homolog 3 isoform X2, with the protein product MHLFYLLHDQWPLYHRCMNASNRCAVPEDSAPQIRHHHCHEAVHDPQLTSCSCPLYACKWEGHLEVVVAHLTQTHTINILHGTEIVFLATDMHLPAPVDWIIAHSCLGHHFLLVLRKQEKYQGYPQFFATMMLIGTPAQAENFNYKLELNRNRRRLTWESSPRSVLDCVDSIITDGDCLVLNASVAQLFADNGSLAIGIAITASKLCATQPEM